One part of the Rhodococcus oxybenzonivorans genome encodes these proteins:
- a CDS encoding NDMA-dependent alcohol dehydrogenase, with amino-acid sequence MKTRGAILREQPGKFEIVELDLDEPRQGEILVKMAASGLCHTEASIAAGHMGIGHFPMCVGHEGAGVVEMVGPHTPGWEVGDHVVLSCLPQCGRCKMCATGHGNLCDLAQHLMLGSRFDDPQSWRMSLDGKPVGQWCGVSTFSEYTTVGVVSAVKIDKAIPLDKACLVGCGVNTGWGSGFNMAQPVPGDTVIVMGIGGIGAFALQGARHGGATNVIAVDPVEFKRSKALEIGATHTAADMTEATEIARNLTNGQGAAATIVTVGTLEPEHITEAFDSVAKRGTVVLTALGDSAHIGLPISPFELTLYQKRIQGSMFGGVAPMWDVTKMLDMYMAGQLKLDEIITRTYSLDELDQGYADMHAGLNIRGVIIY; translated from the coding sequence ATCAAAACCCGCGGAGCGATACTGCGCGAACAGCCAGGCAAGTTCGAGATCGTCGAACTGGATCTCGACGAGCCTCGGCAGGGCGAAATACTTGTCAAGATGGCAGCATCCGGTCTCTGCCACACCGAGGCCAGCATCGCCGCCGGGCACATGGGCATCGGCCACTTTCCGATGTGTGTCGGACACGAGGGAGCCGGCGTTGTGGAGATGGTCGGCCCGCATACTCCCGGCTGGGAGGTCGGCGACCATGTCGTACTTTCCTGTTTACCGCAGTGCGGACGCTGCAAGATGTGCGCAACAGGCCACGGCAACCTCTGCGACCTCGCACAGCACTTGATGCTCGGCTCCCGATTCGACGACCCCCAGAGCTGGCGGATGTCCCTCGACGGTAAACCGGTCGGTCAGTGGTGTGGTGTTTCGACGTTCTCCGAATACACCACAGTAGGCGTGGTGTCCGCAGTCAAGATCGACAAAGCCATCCCCCTCGACAAGGCCTGCTTGGTCGGGTGCGGCGTCAACACCGGGTGGGGATCCGGTTTCAACATGGCGCAGCCGGTCCCCGGCGACACCGTGATCGTCATGGGCATCGGTGGCATCGGCGCCTTCGCCTTGCAAGGAGCCCGTCACGGCGGTGCTACCAACGTCATTGCAGTCGACCCGGTGGAATTCAAGCGATCGAAGGCACTCGAGATCGGCGCAACACACACCGCCGCCGACATGACCGAGGCGACCGAGATCGCCCGAAACTTGACCAACGGGCAAGGCGCGGCGGCAACCATCGTCACCGTCGGCACCCTCGAGCCCGAACACATCACCGAAGCCTTCGACTCCGTCGCGAAGCGCGGCACCGTCGTACTCACTGCGCTTGGCGACTCGGCGCACATCGGACTGCCGATTTCTCCTTTCGAGCTGACGCTCTATCAGAAGCGAATTCAGGGATCGATGTTCGGCGGAGTAGCCCCGATGTGGGACGTCACCAAGATGCTTGACATGTATATGGCCGGCCAACTCAAACTCGACGAAATCATTACTCGCACCTACTCCCTCGACGAACTCGACCAGGGATACGCCGACATGCACGCTGGCCTCAACATCCGCGGCGTCATCATCTACTGA